The proteins below come from a single Excalfactoria chinensis isolate bCotChi1 chromosome 7, bCotChi1.hap2, whole genome shotgun sequence genomic window:
- the CFLAR gene encoding CASP8 and FADD-like apoptosis regulator — translation MTKCQVPAALIHQIEEELDKEEDEMMVFLCRDLAPDLATAGLREILMALNDRDKLSLLGLCELLYRVKRFDLLRRILKTDKTTVEANLTRNPRLVPDYRVLMVEINENLEKEEVSSLVFLLRDFAPRMKMAKDKSFLRLVIELEKLNLVAPDQLDLIENCFRNIHRIDLIKKIEKYKQEAYISSIHSQPVYVNALQASLPNLSLIDPPYNSRFQNVNKEKSQNGEIFFQGEPVHMSIQESGPASDKVYRMQSHPLGVCLIIDCIGNDTDVLEETFRGLGYDVHCHKHLNMTTMNETLLQVARLQKHRTCDSFVCILVSRGNAQSIFCTDRTSTGFPLEQIKKYFMADSCPELRGKPKLFFIQSYIVPEDEQECTSLEIDGNDKKIISNAKMPLKDTIPQVADVFWSQCKVDVSTVEKSPRPSSYYLHCLAELLRDPHKRKLCILDIHTELNRRVYDWNKTTDPSQQYSLLLQHTLRKTLFLSPS, via the exons ATGACCAAGTGCCAAGTACCAGCCGCCCTTATTCACCAGATTGAAGAAGAATTGGATAAAGAAGAAGATGAGATGATGGTTTTCCTGTGCCGAGACCTTGCTCCTGACTTGGCTACTGCTGGCCTTAGAGAGATTTTGATGGCTTTGAATGACAGGGATAAACTGTCTCTTCTTGGTTTGTGTGAGCTGTTGTACAGAGTTAAGAGGTTTGATTTGCTGAGGAGGATCTTGAAGACAGATAAGACAACAGTGGAAGCTAACCTTACCAGGAATCCCAGGCTTGTCCCTGATTACAG GGTACTAATGGTAGAGATTAATGAGaatctggaaaaagaagaagtgagttctcttgtttttttactcagagattTTGCTCCTCGAATGAAAATGGCAAAAGATAAG AGTTTTCTACGTCTAGTTATTGAACTGGAGAAACTAAATTTGGTGGCTCCAGATCAACTGGATTTGATAGAAAACTGTTTCCGAAATATTCACAGGATAGACCTGATTAAGAAGATTGAGAAGTATAAGCAAGAAG CTTACATATCCTCCATTCATTCTCAGCCTGTGTATGTAAATGCCCTTCAGGCATCTCTCCCTAATCTCAGTCTGATTGATCCTCCTTACAATTCAAGG TTTCAGAATGTGAACAAAGAAAAGTCACAAAACGGAGAAATCTTCTTTCAGG GAGAACCAGTCCACATGTCCATTCAAGAATCAGGACCAGCATCAGATAAG GTGTACAGAATGCAAAGTCATCCTTTAGGAGTATGCCTGATTATAGACTGTATTGGTAATGACACTG atgtgttggaagagaccttcagAGGCTTAGGCTATGATGTTCATTGTCACAAGCACTTAAATATGACCACCATGAATGAAACATTGCTTCAAGTCGCAAGGTTACAGAAGCACAGGACTTGTGACAGCTTCGTTTGCATATTGGTCAGCCGTGGAAATGCTCAGAGCATCTTCTGTACGGACCGCACCTCTACTGGATTCCCTTTGgagcaaataaagaaatactttaTGGCAGATTCATGTCCTGAACTCCGAGGAAAGCCAAAGCTCTTCTTTATTCAGAGCTACATTGTGCCAGAAGATGAGCAAGAATGTACTAGTCTGGAAATTGATGgaaatgacaagaaaataaTCTCTAATGCAAAAATGCCCTTGAAAGACACTATTCCCCAAGTTGCAGATGTCTTTTGGAGTCAGTGCAAGGTGGATGTATCTACAGTAGAAAAATCTCCAAGACCATCCTCATATTATCTGCATTGTCTGGCTGAGCTACTCCGCGATCCTCATAAAAG GAAACTCTGTATATTAGATATCCATACGGAACTGAACAGAAGAGTCTATGACTGGAATAAGACAACTGACCCAAGTCAGCAATACTCACTTCTGCTCCAGCACACATTGAGGAAAacactttttctctctcccagtTAA